One window of the Acaryochloris sp. CCMEE 5410 genome contains the following:
- a CDS encoding DUF6916 family protein yields the protein MRLAELTQSQFSDYLGDAFRIEGELEASLNLQLIEATHLSSGRHTKSNGQRPEPFALVFQGPQNSPLDQAIYQLQHEHLGELPLFLVPIDQDEDGVYYEAIFN from the coding sequence ATGAGACTAGCAGAATTAACACAATCACAATTCTCAGACTATTTAGGGGATGCATTCCGAATCGAAGGAGAATTGGAGGCGAGCCTGAACCTTCAGTTGATTGAGGCGACCCATCTATCATCAGGACGCCATACGAAGTCCAACGGTCAACGTCCAGAACCTTTTGCTTTGGTTTTTCAAGGACCGCAAAACAGCCCTTTAGATCAAGCGATCTATCAGCTACAGCACGAGCATTTGGGAGAACTGCCTTTATTTTTGGTGCCTATTGATCAGGATGAGGACGGGGTCTATTACGAGGCAATTTTTAACTAG
- a CDS encoding phage tail protein — MSEPFLAEIRMVSFNFAPRGWAFCDGQILPINQNQSLYSLLGTTYGGDGRTSFALPDLRGRTPIHVSSSHLQGQKGGEETHTLAGNEMPQHTHQLQASSSAANNPIPTGHVLGEVSSGLYHSNTNSVALLAGTVTNVGGGQGHDNMQPYLAVNFCIALQGLFPSRN, encoded by the coding sequence ATGTCTGAACCATTTTTAGCAGAAATACGAATGGTGAGCTTTAATTTTGCCCCGCGAGGTTGGGCCTTTTGCGATGGGCAAATTTTGCCGATTAATCAAAATCAATCACTTTATTCTCTTTTAGGTACGACCTATGGCGGAGATGGGCGTACATCTTTTGCCCTGCCCGATTTGCGGGGGCGAACACCGATTCATGTCAGCAGTAGCCATCTCCAGGGACAAAAGGGAGGTGAAGAAACCCATACCTTGGCTGGGAATGAAATGCCACAACATACCCATCAACTTCAAGCCTCATCTAGTGCTGCGAATAACCCTATTCCGACTGGCCATGTGTTGGGAGAGGTCTCATCTGGGTTGTATCACAGCAATACTAACTCTGTAGCACTGCTTGCGGGCACAGTGACAAATGTTGGGGGTGGTCAGGGACACGATAATATGCAGCCCTATCTCGCTGTTAACTTCTGCATTGCCTTACAAGGTCTTTTCCCGTCCAGAAATTAG
- a CDS encoding phage tail protein, which produces MSEPFVGEIRMFAGNFAPRGWAFCDGQLLAVSQNDALFSLLGTIYGGDGRTTFGLPDLRGRIPIHAGTGPGLSQRRLGAKSGVEQVTLTANQLPSHTHTLQASTDLADQTAPQGNVIAQPSTLSLYAQEPIDTNMNVAAITSVGGSRTHSNLQPFVCINFIIALLGIYPSRN; this is translated from the coding sequence ATGTCAGAACCTTTTGTTGGCGAGATCCGTATGTTTGCAGGCAATTTTGCCCCGCGTGGATGGGCGTTCTGTGATGGGCAACTGCTTGCTGTGTCCCAAAACGATGCTTTATTTTCTTTGCTTGGCACGATTTATGGCGGTGATGGTCGAACTACCTTTGGATTACCCGATCTGCGGGGACGTATTCCCATTCATGCAGGAACAGGTCCAGGGCTTTCCCAGCGTAGGCTAGGTGCGAAAAGTGGTGTTGAGCAAGTCACCTTGACTGCAAATCAGCTACCCAGCCACACTCATACATTGCAAGCCTCAACTGACTTAGCTGATCAAACGGCACCACAGGGCAACGTCATAGCCCAGCCCTCAACACTGTCTCTCTATGCCCAAGAACCTATTGATACCAATATGAATGTTGCTGCCATTACCAGTGTGGGAGGGAGTCGAACGCACTCTAACCTACAGCCATTTGTATGTATCAATTTCATTATTGCTTTGTTGGGTATCTACCCATCCCGTAACTAA
- a CDS encoding phage tail protein: MSEPFIAEIRIFAGNFAPRGWAFCDGQLLPVSQNTALFSLIGTTYGGDGRSTTALPNLQGHAPMHPGRGPGLTSRSLGQKGGAEMITLSEAQMPNHTHTLRATSETAELQAPGTDRALARSSRGLAYQSAATNLVTMADLPNAGGSQSHNNMQPYLAINFIIALQGLYPSRS; this comes from the coding sequence ATGTCCGAACCTTTTATTGCCGAAATTCGCATTTTTGCAGGCAACTTTGCACCACGAGGTTGGGCCTTTTGTGATGGGCAATTGCTACCTGTTTCCCAAAACACTGCGCTCTTTTCTTTAATTGGCACAACCTATGGCGGTGATGGTCGTAGCACTACGGCATTGCCTAATCTACAAGGACATGCGCCGATGCATCCAGGACGTGGTCCAGGTTTAACGTCTCGTAGTCTAGGTCAGAAGGGCGGAGCAGAAATGATCACGCTGTCTGAAGCTCAAATGCCTAACCATACCCATACGTTAAGAGCAACTTCGGAAACCGCTGAGCTTCAAGCGCCTGGAACAGATCGAGCACTGGCTCGTTCTTCTCGGGGACTTGCCTATCAATCTGCTGCGACTAACCTCGTTACTATGGCTGACCTCCCTAATGCGGGAGGGAGCCAATCCCATAACAATATGCAGCCCTATTTAGCTATCAATTTTATTATTGCTTTGCAAGGGCTCTATCCATCGCGCAGCTAA